In the Streptomyces sp. f51 genome, one interval contains:
- a CDS encoding VOC family protein encodes MSATDEQAIEAERQRIRDAHLKTERPPSTARGVHHVALLSADVERTVRFYQGVLGFPLTEMIENRDYKGSTHFFFDLGNGNLIAFFDFPGLDLGPYAEVLGGLHHLAISVDPGTWRELRERLDAAGVEYMEESGTSIYFRDPDGARIELLADPLGEMYGNKVL; translated from the coding sequence ATGAGTGCGACGGACGAGCAGGCGATCGAGGCGGAGCGTCAGCGGATCAGGGACGCCCATCTGAAGACGGAGCGGCCGCCCAGCACGGCCCGCGGCGTGCACCATGTCGCGCTGCTCTCCGCGGACGTGGAGCGGACCGTACGGTTCTACCAGGGCGTCCTCGGCTTCCCGCTCACCGAGATGATCGAGAACCGGGACTACAAGGGCTCGACCCACTTCTTCTTCGACCTCGGCAACGGCAACCTGATCGCGTTCTTCGACTTCCCCGGCCTCGACCTCGGCCCCTACGCGGAGGTCCTCGGCGGACTGCACCACCTCGCCATCTCCGTCGACCCCGGCACCTGGCGCGAACTGCGCGAGCGGCTCGACGCCGCCGGGGTCGAGTACATGGAAGAGAGCGGCACCTCGATCTACTTCCGTGACCCCGACGGCGCCCGGATCGAACTGCTCGCCGATCCGCTCGGCGAGATGTACGGCAACAAGGTCCTCTGA